One window of the Pristis pectinata isolate sPriPec2 chromosome 13, sPriPec2.1.pri, whole genome shotgun sequence genome contains the following:
- the exosc6 gene encoding exosome complex component MTR3, with the protein MPGDSRRVRGPEESQPPLLFARADAEPAAGPALPRVDGRAAAEPRPVFARAGLVSQADGSVYAECGRTKLLCAVYGPREAERREERRRGGAALGCEFRFAPFSCKKRAAWIQGNLEKEYSSIMEQSLQPAICLHKYPRSQIEVYVMVLENDGSTLAAALTCASMALAEAGIEMFDVVVGCSLRQCGATSLLDPTAVEEFNAASSKGVDHGSMTVALLPTLNQISGLVSKGEWEEQTSVEAIKACVEGCQKLYSVVQQCLTRSVKRKIPQFVNKA; encoded by the exons ATGCCGGGGGACAGCAGGCGGGTGCGGGGCCCGGAGGAGTCGCAGCCGCCGCTGCTGTTCGCGCGGGCGGACGCGGAGCCGGCGGCGGGGCCGGCGCTGCCGCGGGTCGACGGGCGGGCGGCGGCCGAGCCGAGGCCGGTGTTTGCCCGGGCCGGGCTGGTGAGCCAGGCGGACGGCTCGGTGTACGCCGAGTGCGGCCGCACCAAGCTGCTGTGCGCCGTGTACGGGCCGCGGGAGGCCGAGCGCCGGGAGGAGCGGCGGCGGGGCGGCGCGGCCCTGGGCTGCGAGTTCAG aTTTGCCCCATTCTCCTGTAAGAAAAGAGCTGCTTGGATTCAGGGCAACCTGGAGAAGGAGTACTCCTCGATCATGGAGCAGAGTTTGCAGCCTGCCATCTGCCTCCATAAGTATCCCAGGTCCCAAATTGAGGTGTACGTAATGGTTCTGGAGAATGATGGCTCCACCCTGGCAGCTGCTCTGACTTGTGCCTCCATGGCACTGGCAGAAGCAGGCATTGAGATGTTCGACGTAGTCGTGGGCTGCTCCCTGAGGCAGTGCGGCGCCACCTCCCTCTTAGACCCGACTGCAGTTGAGGAGTTCAACGCAGCCAGCTCCAAGGGTGTAGATCACGGCAGTATGACTGTGGCATTGCTTCCCACTCTTAACCAGATCTCAGGGCTGGTGTcgaagggagagtgggaggagcaGACATCGGTGGAAGCAATCAAGGCTTGTGTCGAAGGTTGCCAGAAACTCTACTCCGTGGTTCAGCAGTGTCTAACCAGATCAGTTAAGAGGAAGATCCCACAATTTGTCAATAAGGCTTAG